The Thermoanaerobaculia bacterium sequence CGGCTGACCGCGGAAGAGCTCGCGCGCGAAGGGATCGCCGCCGCCCTCGACAAGAAAGCCTCGGATCTCCTCGTCCTGAACCTCGCCGAAATTTCCTCGTTCGCCGACTACTTCGTCATCTGCTCGGCTTCCTCCGAGCGCCAGGCGCAGGCGATCGCCGACGCCGTCGAAGAGAAGCTCCGCACGCGCGGCCGCCGGCCGATCTCCGTCGAGGGGTACGCGGCGTCGCGCTGGATCCTGCTCGATTACGGCGAGGTCCTCTTCCACGTCTTCCTCGAGGAGTCGCGGCGGTTCTATGCGCTGGAGCGGCTCTGGGGAGACGCCGGAGACGAGACCCGCCGCTTCGCCGCCGCCCGCTGAAGCGGGCGAGGGCCTCCTCGTGAAGATCCGCTTCCTCTGGGTCGGCAAGACCGACGACCGGGAATACGCGCGGGGGATCGAACGGTATCGCGCCCGTCTCGAGCCGTGGGCGAAAGTCGAGGAACGCGTCGTCCGCGCCGAGTCGGACCGCGGCGACGCGGCCGCGGAGCGGGAAGCGCGGCGCGTGCTCGCGGAGATCGACGCGCGCGACCGGGTCGTCGCGCTCGACGAGAAGGGAAAGCTGATGTCGACGGCCGTGTTCGCGGAATTCCTGGGCGCCCATCGCGATCGCGACGCGCGCCGCCTGGTTTTCGTCGTCGGGGGCGCCTCCGGGCTGTCGCCGTCCGTGATCGCGCGGGCCGACGAGCTCCTCTCGCTTTCCCCGATGACCTTCCCCCATCAGGTGGCGCGCTTGTTGCTGATCGAGCAGGTGTACAGGGCGCTATCGGTTTGGGCGGGATTGCGGTATCATCGCGCGCCCTAACGAAGGAGTAGACGGATGTCGAGTTCCGCCAAGGCCGCAAAGGTGACGAAGAAGGAGACCGAGAAATACCGACGCGCCCTCGTCGAGAAGAAGGACTCACTCTCGCAGGAGATGGTCAAGAACAAGGACGCGGGCCAGGAGAACTCCGAAGAGATCACGCAGGACATCGCCGACAAGGCGTCCTCGTCGTACACGAAGGAATTCCTCTTTTCCCTTTCCGACGGAGAGAGGGTCCTCCTCCAGCAGATCGACCAGGCGCTCGTCCGGGTCGAGGAGGGGGGCTACGGGCTCTGCACGAACTGCCGAAACCCGATTCCCGAGAAGCGGCTCGAGGCCGTGCCGTGGACGCCGTACTGTGTGGACTGCATGGAGCTCTCGGAGAAGGGCCTTCTCGACTAACAAGGGCGCAGCGATGCATCGAGCCGGGCGGGCGCGTTCGGCCCGCCGGCGGGCTCAACGTACGCCCCGGTACGCCTTGCCCGCCGGCCGGGCCGCCCGCATCCCGCCGGGCTCGCGCCTCGCCGCGCCATGGCGGTTGCGCAGCCGTCGCTTCGATTCCGTGCGGAGAGCGCTCCCGTGATCTCTGTCGCGCGATAATCCCCGCGTGAGCCCGAAATCCCGCGCCGCCGTGGAGCCCAACG is a genomic window containing:
- a CDS encoding TraR/DksA family transcriptional regulator, translated to MSSSAKAAKVTKKETEKYRRALVEKKDSLSQEMVKNKDAGQENSEEITQDIADKASSSYTKEFLFSLSDGERVLLQQIDQALVRVEEGGYGLCTNCRNPIPEKRLEAVPWTPYCVDCMELSEKGLLD
- a CDS encoding 23S rRNA (pseudouridine(1915)-N(3))-methyltransferase RlmH, whose product is MKIRFLWVGKTDDREYARGIERYRARLEPWAKVEERVVRAESDRGDAAAEREARRVLAEIDARDRVVALDEKGKLMSTAVFAEFLGAHRDRDARRLVFVVGGASGLSPSVIARADELLSLSPMTFPHQVARLLLIEQVYRALSVWAGLRYHRAP
- the rsfS gene encoding ribosome silencing factor; protein product: MTSRLTAEELAREGIAAALDKKASDLLVLNLAEISSFADYFVICSASSERQAQAIADAVEEKLRTRGRRPISVEGYAASRWILLDYGEVLFHVFLEESRRFYALERLWGDAGDETRRFAAAR